Proteins from a genomic interval of Desulfofustis limnaeus:
- a CDS encoding sulfide/dihydroorotate dehydrogenase-like FAD/NAD-binding protein: protein MFTIVRREELAGGTVILNEIEAPQIAKKARPGQFVILKANEDGERIPLTMAETDPDKGTITIIYMVVGKSTALFRDLQVGDGYQDVIGPLGKATHLEKVGKVVCVGGGTGVAVLHPITRALKEIGNDVTCIIGARTKDLLILEEQMKNASHDLRICTDDGSYGHHGFVTDVLKEVLNQGDIKQVVAIGPVPMMKAVSALTKQYEVPTLVSLNPIMVDGTGMCGGCRVTVGGATKFACVDGPEFDGHQVDYDELIMRLRAYQEDEKKCHEEYCTIRDAR from the coding sequence ATGTTTACCATCGTACGACGCGAAGAACTGGCTGGCGGGACGGTCATCCTCAACGAGATCGAGGCCCCGCAGATCGCCAAGAAAGCCCGGCCGGGGCAGTTCGTCATCCTCAAGGCCAACGAGGACGGCGAACGGATCCCGCTGACCATGGCCGAAACCGATCCGGACAAAGGGACCATCACCATCATTTACATGGTGGTCGGCAAATCGACCGCGCTCTTTCGGGACCTGCAGGTGGGCGACGGCTACCAGGATGTGATCGGCCCGCTCGGCAAGGCCACCCACTTGGAAAAAGTCGGCAAGGTCGTCTGTGTCGGCGGCGGCACCGGCGTCGCCGTGCTCCATCCGATCACCCGGGCGCTCAAGGAGATCGGCAACGACGTCACCTGCATCATCGGGGCCCGGACCAAGGACCTGCTGATTCTCGAAGAGCAGATGAAGAACGCCTCGCACGATCTGCGCATCTGCACCGATGACGGCTCTTACGGGCACCACGGTTTCGTCACCGATGTCCTGAAAGAGGTCCTCAACCAGGGCGACATCAAGCAGGTGGTGGCCATCGGCCCGGTACCGATGATGAAGGCGGTCAGCGCTCTCACCAAACAGTATGAGGTGCCAACCCTGGTCAGCCTGAACCCGATCATGGTGGATGGAACCGGCATGTGCGGCGGTTGCCGGGTAACCGTCGGCGGCGCCACCAAGTTCGCCTGCGTTGACGGCCCTGAATTCGACGGCCACCAAGTCGACTACGACGAGTTGATCATGCGTCTGCGCGCCTATCAGGAAGACGAGAAGAAATGCCACGAGGAGTATTGCACCATTCGTGATGCCCGCTGA
- the gltA gene encoding NADPH-dependent glutamate synthase: MADKAEKRISRIPMPEQDPKVRARNFLEVPTGYTVKMAQEEAARCLQCKKPGCVEGCPVGVDIPGFIDLISRGDFTGAIRNLWSKNALPAVCGRVCPQEIQCEGRCIVGKKGEPVAIGNLERFCADYEREHGTGALPPKQSPTGKKVAVIGSGPSGLTVAGDLIVKGHDVTIFEAFHKAGGVLIYGIPEFRLPKAIVAQEVNFLERLGVKIECNAVVGRTVSLDELFEQGYDAIYVGVGAGLPRFMNIPGENLVGILSANEYLTRANLMKAYKFPDVDTPIPHGKNVVVLGAGNVAMDAARTAMRLGADSVKIVYRRSRDEMPARKAEIHHAEEEGIEMFLLTNPTRYLGNDKGRLTGMECLRMELGEPDESGRRRPVAVKGSEFTIDCDLCIVAVGSGANPLLTSETPDMKLNKWGYVITDEKTGKTTKKGVWAGGDIVTGAATVILAMGAGRQAADSMHDFLTLGW, encoded by the coding sequence ATGGCCGACAAAGCTGAGAAACGCATCTCCCGGATACCGATGCCGGAGCAGGACCCGAAGGTCAGAGCCCGGAATTTCCTGGAAGTTCCCACCGGGTATACCGTCAAAATGGCCCAGGAAGAGGCGGCCCGCTGCCTGCAGTGTAAAAAACCGGGCTGTGTGGAAGGGTGCCCGGTCGGAGTCGACATCCCCGGTTTCATCGACCTGATCAGTCGCGGCGATTTCACCGGAGCGATTCGCAACCTCTGGTCGAAAAACGCCCTGCCGGCCGTCTGCGGCCGTGTCTGCCCCCAGGAAATTCAATGTGAAGGACGGTGTATCGTCGGCAAGAAAGGGGAGCCAGTGGCCATCGGCAACCTGGAGCGGTTCTGCGCCGACTACGAGCGGGAACACGGTACCGGGGCGCTGCCGCCGAAACAATCGCCCACCGGCAAGAAGGTGGCCGTTATCGGTTCCGGACCGTCCGGTCTGACGGTAGCCGGAGACCTTATCGTCAAGGGTCATGACGTCACCATCTTCGAGGCCTTTCACAAGGCCGGCGGGGTGTTGATCTACGGCATCCCCGAATTCCGCCTGCCCAAAGCGATCGTCGCCCAGGAGGTCAACTTCCTCGAGCGGCTCGGGGTCAAGATCGAGTGTAATGCGGTGGTGGGGCGGACCGTCTCTCTCGACGAATTGTTCGAGCAGGGGTACGACGCCATCTACGTCGGTGTCGGCGCCGGCCTGCCACGCTTCATGAACATCCCCGGCGAGAACCTGGTGGGTATCCTCTCGGCCAACGAGTACCTGACCCGTGCCAACCTGATGAAGGCCTACAAGTTCCCGGATGTGGACACCCCGATCCCGCACGGCAAGAACGTGGTGGTGCTCGGCGCCGGCAACGTCGCCATGGATGCGGCCCGGACCGCCATGCGCCTCGGGGCCGACAGTGTCAAAATCGTCTATCGCCGCTCCCGCGACGAGATGCCGGCCCGCAAGGCGGAAATCCACCACGCCGAGGAAGAGGGGATCGAGATGTTTCTGCTGACCAATCCGACCCGCTACCTGGGTAACGACAAGGGCCGTCTGACCGGCATGGAGTGTCTGCGAATGGAACTCGGCGAACCGGACGAATCAGGTCGTCGCCGGCCAGTGGCGGTGAAGGGATCCGAATTCACCATCGACTGCGACCTGTGCATCGTGGCCGTCGGGTCCGGCGCCAACCCGCTGCTCACCAGTGAGACGCCGGACATGAAACTGAACAAATGGGGCTACGTTATCACCGATGAAAAGACCGGCAAGACCACCAAAAAAGGGGTCTGGGCCGGTGGCGACATCGTCACCGGAGCGGCCACGGTCATCCTGGCCATGGGCGCCGGCAGACAGGCCGCCGACTCCATGCACGACTTCCTGACCCTCGGCTGGTAG
- the mnmH gene encoding tRNA 2-selenouridine(34) synthase MnmH — translation MGFDVVAEPFQTESPEEYQRLIVAPVPLIDVRAPLEFSAGAVPGAVNLPLLADQERHQVGLCYRQQGREAALALGHRLLTGTRRDQVVAAWDAYLVSHPEARLYCARGGLRSAIAGDWIAAATGRLVPRLSGGYKGFRAFLLSRLDPSTITSAPLVLGGRTGSGKTRLLHRLPSSVDLEALANHRGSAFGSFLTVQPSQADFENRLAAALIRHHHALQSHLLVEDEGRHVGQRFLPRALSQFFAGAPLVLLEVDLDTRIETIIEEYVVAAQALYRERFGEDVGMERWLVDMEDGALRLGKRLGRSRVEEVRRRLANGYADQLRFGDCGLHRSWVKLLLTDYYDPMYDYQIGKKAERVVFRGNWDEVLHYLRGV, via the coding sequence TTGGGTTTTGACGTGGTTGCCGAACCCTTCCAGACCGAATCCCCGGAGGAGTACCAGCGGCTGATCGTCGCGCCGGTCCCCCTCATCGATGTCCGGGCGCCGCTCGAGTTCAGCGCCGGAGCGGTACCCGGGGCGGTTAACCTGCCCCTGCTTGCCGACCAGGAGCGCCATCAGGTCGGCCTCTGCTATCGGCAGCAGGGCCGGGAGGCGGCGCTGGCCCTCGGGCATCGCTTGCTAACCGGAACTCGCCGGGACCAGGTGGTGGCCGCCTGGGACGCTTATCTAGTCTCCCATCCCGAGGCGCGGCTCTATTGCGCCCGCGGCGGTCTGCGGTCGGCCATCGCCGGCGACTGGATCGCCGCCGCCACCGGCCGGCTGGTGCCACGGCTGAGCGGCGGCTACAAGGGGTTTCGCGCCTTCCTGTTGTCCCGGCTGGATCCGTCAACCATCACCAGTGCGCCATTGGTACTGGGCGGCCGGACCGGTTCGGGCAAGACGCGGTTGCTGCACCGTCTGCCCAGCAGCGTCGATCTCGAGGCGCTGGCCAATCACCGGGGCTCGGCCTTTGGCAGCTTTTTGACCGTCCAGCCCAGTCAGGCTGATTTCGAGAACCGCCTGGCGGCGGCGCTGATCAGGCATCATCACGCCCTCCAGAGCCACCTGCTGGTTGAAGACGAAGGGCGGCACGTGGGCCAGCGGTTTTTGCCCCGAGCGCTCTCCCAGTTTTTTGCCGGTGCCCCTCTGGTACTGCTGGAGGTGGATCTGGACACGCGCATCGAGACGATTATCGAGGAGTATGTGGTCGCTGCCCAGGCGCTTTACCGGGAACGGTTCGGCGAGGACGTCGGGATGGAGCGCTGGCTGGTTGATATGGAGGATGGTGCGCTGCGGCTAGGCAAACGACTGGGTCGGTCTCGGGTGGAGGAGGTGCGTCGCCGACTGGCGAATGGCTATGCCGACCAGCTGCGTTTCGGTGACTGCGGGTTACACCGGAGCTGGGTGAAGCTGTTGCTCACCGACTATTACGACCCGATGTACGATTATCAGATCGGTAAAAAGGCGGAGCGGGTGGTGTTCCGTGGCAACTGGGACGAGGTGCTGCACTACCTGCGGGGGGTATAA
- a CDS encoding gamma-glutamyltransferase family protein, translated as MDDWLFPYQTTRMPVLARNVVATSQPLAAQAGLSMLHLGGNAVDAALAAAITLTVVEPTGNGVGGDAFAQVWDGSRLYGLNGSGCSPLAWTAEHFAGRQMMPLLGWDAVTVPGAVSAWSALSQRFGKLPFAELFKPAIGYARYGFAVTPIIAERWRETAGAFGDFPEFCRVFLPGGRPPRPGQVVVFPELAESLEELADSGGESLYRGPLAERIARCAEQQGGMLDRDDLARHRPLWVQPLSLAYRGHTVHELPPNGQGIAVLLALGILSHFEIAAHPVDSAGSVHLQAEAMKLAFADVFRHLADAQAMRIDVAELLDPAYLAERASLIDPHRASFPTPGPPGEPGTVYLASADQQGMMVSLIQSNYHGFGSGIVVPGTGISLHNRGCGFVLTPDHPNRVGGGKRPFHTIIPAFVSREGEPVAAFGVMGAHMQAQGHVQMMIRLFDYGQHPQAASDAPRWHVNRDLSLSLEEGFPEDAVAGLTARGQRLVLDTTTAVFGGAQLVRRLANGWYLAGSDHRKDGQAVGF; from the coding sequence ATGGATGACTGGCTGTTTCCTTACCAAACGACCCGGATGCCGGTGCTGGCCAGAAACGTGGTGGCCACCAGCCAGCCGTTGGCAGCCCAGGCCGGACTGTCCATGCTGCATCTCGGCGGCAATGCGGTGGACGCGGCGCTGGCGGCGGCCATTACCTTGACGGTGGTCGAACCGACCGGCAACGGTGTCGGCGGCGACGCTTTCGCCCAGGTTTGGGACGGCTCCCGGCTTTATGGCCTCAACGGTTCGGGTTGTTCGCCGCTCGCCTGGACGGCTGAACATTTCGCCGGTCGGCAGATGATGCCGTTGCTGGGGTGGGATGCGGTTACGGTCCCTGGTGCGGTGTCTGCCTGGAGCGCCCTGTCCCAGCGGTTCGGCAAGCTGCCGTTCGCCGAACTGTTCAAGCCGGCCATCGGTTATGCCCGGTACGGTTTCGCGGTAACGCCGATCATTGCCGAACGCTGGCGGGAGACGGCTGGCGCTTTTGGTGATTTTCCCGAGTTCTGCCGGGTTTTTCTGCCTGGCGGCCGGCCGCCGCGGCCCGGTCAAGTGGTAGTGTTTCCGGAGTTGGCCGAGAGCCTTGAAGAGCTGGCCGACAGTGGCGGCGAGTCGCTGTATCGCGGCCCTCTGGCCGAGCGTATTGCCCGCTGTGCCGAGCAGCAGGGCGGGATGTTGGACCGCGACGATCTGGCCCGCCATCGACCGCTCTGGGTGCAGCCGTTGTCGCTCGCCTACCGCGGCCATACCGTGCATGAATTGCCGCCCAACGGGCAGGGGATCGCTGTTCTGCTGGCGCTCGGCATCCTCTCCCACTTCGAGATTGCCGCCCACCCGGTCGATTCGGCCGGCTCCGTTCATCTGCAGGCGGAGGCGATGAAACTGGCCTTTGCCGATGTCTTTCGTCACCTGGCCGATGCGCAGGCGATGCGGATCGATGTCGCGGAGCTGCTCGATCCTGCCTATCTGGCTGAGCGGGCTTCCTTGATCGATCCGCATCGGGCCTCGTTCCCGACCCCGGGTCCGCCTGGGGAGCCGGGGACCGTCTACCTGGCGTCTGCCGATCAACAGGGTATGATGGTTTCGCTCATCCAGTCCAACTACCACGGCTTTGGTTCCGGTATCGTCGTGCCGGGCACCGGGATCAGCCTGCATAACCGTGGGTGTGGATTTGTGCTGACTCCCGATCATCCCAATCGGGTGGGGGGCGGTAAACGTCCCTTTCATACCATTATCCCGGCCTTCGTCAGCAGGGAGGGGGAGCCGGTGGCCGCCTTCGGGGTGATGGGCGCCCATATGCAGGCCCAGGGGCATGTGCAGATGATGATCCGTCTCTTCGATTACGGCCAGCACCCGCAGGCCGCCTCGGACGCGCCACGCTGGCATGTCAACCGTGATCTGTCCCTGAGCCTTGAGGAAGGTTTTCCCGAAGATGCCGTCGCCGGTTTGACCGCTCGCGGCCAGCGACTGGTGCTCGATACAACAACCGCCGTTTTTGGTGGTGCCCAGTTGGTGCGGCGGCTGGCCAACGGCTGGTATCTGGCCGGTTCCGATCACCGCAAGGACGGACAGGCGGTTGGGTTTTGA
- a CDS encoding DUF2860 family protein → MNRTVLLVLLVAGVGAMAGAPASDAQENRFRGGIGGGVMVFQRSDNLDPNGSDRYLSNLNEAADEEVTVLPLLAPYFIYDAGAPGGAALQLTVRPPIREAGGLVVNLGATYALPQEAGSLAAGLFVAPLEEAWRNPYLVGERRRTTASPKYGGYLGWERVAGSGLQLRTVFVRDTVDDDDIGRMNSDLDREGHIYAVVADYAIALTEDLEIVPGVAYLRGDYDGASNAFDRFAVELQATYRLGRLALQPKLSFSTSRYDRQDPIFRETRDQNSFFMDLNISYQAPFGWEGWAAQVMTGYGQDDDDIDFYDTETLRLGTLLTYYF, encoded by the coding sequence ATGAACAGGACGGTGTTGCTGGTTCTGCTGGTAGCGGGGGTGGGCGCCATGGCGGGTGCACCAGCTAGTGATGCGCAGGAAAATCGTTTTCGCGGCGGCATCGGTGGCGGGGTGATGGTCTTTCAGCGCAGCGATAACCTCGATCCCAATGGATCGGACAGATACCTGAGCAATCTAAACGAGGCTGCTGACGAGGAGGTGACTGTCCTGCCCCTGCTTGCCCCTTATTTCATCTATGATGCCGGCGCGCCGGGAGGGGCGGCGTTGCAGTTGACGGTGCGACCGCCGATCAGAGAGGCCGGCGGTCTGGTCGTGAATCTCGGCGCCACCTACGCATTGCCGCAGGAGGCAGGCTCGCTGGCCGCCGGCCTCTTCGTGGCGCCGCTTGAGGAGGCGTGGCGTAACCCGTATCTGGTCGGCGAACGCCGCCGCACCACGGCAAGCCCCAAATACGGTGGTTATCTGGGCTGGGAGCGGGTGGCCGGCAGCGGTTTGCAGCTGCGGACCGTTTTCGTCAGGGACACGGTTGATGATGACGATATCGGCCGGATGAACAGCGATCTGGATCGGGAGGGCCATATCTATGCCGTGGTTGCCGACTATGCGATCGCTCTGACGGAGGATCTGGAGATCGTGCCGGGCGTGGCTTACCTGCGCGGCGATTATGACGGGGCCAGCAATGCCTTCGATCGTTTCGCGGTGGAGCTGCAGGCGACCTACCGGCTCGGCCGGCTCGCCCTGCAGCCGAAGCTCTCGTTCAGCACCAGCCGATACGATCGACAAGACCCGATTTTTCGGGAGACACGGGACCAAAACAGCTTTTTTATGGACCTGAACATTAGCTACCAGGCCCCGTTCGGATGGGAAGGATGGGCGGCGCAGGTGATGACCGGATACGGGCAAGATGACGACGATATCGATTTCTACGATACCGAGACGTTACGTCTTGGCACACTGCTGACTTATTACTTCTGA
- a CDS encoding rubrerythrin family protein: MASTTDNLHEAFSGESQAYQKYSAFAKKAERDGFVNIAKLFKTTAEAERIHAEGHLKALDLIASTADNLKAAIKGETYEYQEMYPPMEDLANKEGHKAKTMFRFALSAEKVHAEIYARALEAVQKGVDLDVSDFYLCPICGYIELGNAPEKCPVCGALGKVFTTIA, encoded by the coding sequence ATGGCATCGACCACCGACAATCTGCACGAAGCATTCTCAGGAGAAAGCCAAGCCTATCAAAAATACAGCGCTTTTGCCAAAAAAGCCGAGCGCGACGGCTTCGTCAACATCGCCAAACTCTTCAAGACCACCGCCGAAGCGGAGCGGATCCACGCCGAAGGGCACCTCAAGGCGCTGGATCTGATCGCCTCGACCGCCGACAACTTGAAGGCGGCCATCAAGGGTGAAACGTACGAATACCAAGAGATGTATCCACCGATGGAAGATTTGGCCAACAAGGAGGGACACAAGGCGAAGACCATGTTCCGCTTCGCCCTCAGCGCCGAAAAGGTCCATGCCGAAATCTACGCACGGGCCCTGGAAGCCGTGCAGAAAGGGGTTGACCTGGATGTCAGTGATTTCTATCTCTGCCCTATCTGCGGCTATATCGAGTTAGGCAACGCCCCGGAAAAATGCCCGGTCTGCGGTGCGCTGGGTAAGGTGTTCACCACCATTGCCTGA
- a CDS encoding IS5 family transposase: MTQFGLFDYHKRLSRIDKAGDPLIELNKVVDWEQFRVLINRALEKPRKSPAGAKGYDPILLFKILILQSLYNLSDEAMEYQILDRYSFSRFLGIREGSKVPDATTIFRFRDELAKAGVVELLFTQFDQFLREHGFRAQKGQIVDASIIRVPTQRNSREENEDIKAGTPITSWDEPKRRQKDTDARWTKKNGKAFFGYKNHVSIDVGHKFIRSYEVTDASVHDSQVFTELLDPENTSNDVWADSAYRSEESLQELAQQGFQEHLQLKGNRHRKLTDEERQANRTRSKIRSRVEHVFGVMAMRTGSTLMRGIGMVRIRAKIGLRNLAYNVSRFALLATA; this comes from the coding sequence ATGACACAATTCGGCCTCTTCGATTATCACAAGCGACTCTCCCGGATCGATAAAGCCGGTGATCCCCTGATCGAACTCAATAAGGTGGTTGATTGGGAACAGTTCCGTGTCCTCATCAACCGTGCACTTGAGAAACCGCGTAAATCTCCAGCCGGTGCCAAGGGCTACGACCCAATCCTGCTGTTCAAGATCCTGATTCTCCAGTCTTTGTACAATCTCTCCGACGAGGCCATGGAGTATCAGATCCTTGATCGCTATTCGTTTTCCCGGTTCCTTGGTATTCGTGAAGGTTCCAAGGTGCCCGATGCCACCACCATCTTCCGCTTCCGGGATGAACTGGCCAAAGCCGGCGTGGTGGAGCTGCTGTTTACCCAGTTCGATCAGTTCCTCCGTGAGCATGGCTTTCGTGCGCAAAAGGGCCAGATTGTCGATGCCTCCATTATCCGCGTTCCCACTCAGCGCAACAGCCGGGAAGAAAACGAAGATATCAAAGCCGGCACACCCATCACCTCATGGGACGAACCGAAACGCCGGCAAAAAGATACCGATGCCCGCTGGACCAAGAAGAACGGCAAAGCGTTCTTTGGCTACAAGAACCATGTCAGTATCGACGTCGGTCACAAGTTCATTCGCAGCTATGAGGTCACCGACGCCAGTGTCCATGACAGTCAAGTGTTTACCGAGCTGCTTGACCCGGAAAATACCAGTAATGACGTCTGGGCCGATTCTGCGTACCGTTCCGAAGAATCGTTGCAGGAGTTGGCACAACAAGGGTTTCAAGAACACCTGCAGCTCAAGGGCAACCGGCACCGAAAGCTGACCGACGAAGAGCGCCAGGCGAATCGGACCAGATCGAAGATCCGTAGCCGTGTCGAACATGTCTTCGGGGTGATGGCCATGCGTACCGGCAGTACACTGATGCGCGGGATTGGCATGGTCAGAATCAGGGCCAAGATCGGCTTGCGCAATTTGGCTTACAATGTGAGCCGTTTTGCACTGCTGGCCACCGCTTAA
- a CDS encoding Mut7-C RNAse domain-containing protein — protein MGRIELTGRDLDFSFVPTGGERLEIHPQTPDMPVTRPSTLRPSPLNQVCFLADATVGKLARLLRLAGLDTTVVAAQQPISAVAAAAVRDRRILLTRNRELLKLRLVTHGRLLRSQDPRQQFTEVSQLYHLQPLFRPFSRCAVCNAVLEAVDKEAVIDRLEPLTRRYYDHFKHCPACNRIYWQGSHQQRLNHLFGWSNS, from the coding sequence GTGGGACGAATCGAACTGACCGGCCGCGATCTCGATTTTTCCTTTGTCCCGACCGGTGGTGAACGGCTGGAAATCCATCCGCAGACACCTGATATGCCGGTAACCAGGCCATCAACCCTACGCCCGTCACCCCTGAACCAAGTGTGTTTCCTGGCAGATGCCACGGTGGGCAAGCTGGCCCGGCTCCTGCGTCTGGCCGGTTTGGACACGACGGTCGTCGCCGCTCAGCAACCGATTTCTGCCGTGGCCGCAGCGGCCGTCCGTGACAGGCGGATTCTGTTGACCAGGAACCGTGAGTTACTGAAACTACGTCTGGTCACCCATGGCCGACTGCTGCGCAGTCAGGATCCCCGGCAACAATTCACCGAGGTCAGTCAGCTCTACCATCTCCAGCCACTCTTCCGTCCCTTCTCGCGTTGCGCGGTCTGCAACGCCGTCCTGGAGGCGGTCGACAAAGAGGCGGTCATCGATCGTCTCGAACCTCTTACCCGCCGATATTACGACCACTTCAAACACTGCCCAGCGTGCAACCGGATATACTGGCAGGGCTCGCATCAGCAGCGCCTGAACCACCTGTTCGGCTGGTCAAACTCCTGA
- a CDS encoding GspE/PulE family protein, with product MQTGTEPLTSQRVYDERFKKLVNEIHAASSPNAIMVGLRNKILTIYNVEMATIFLIDAKHNRLVSWVLLPGDSLSKIRMEINRASITGFVAETRKMLNISNVYDSSELQSIDPSLTFDSSWDQKTGNKTRQVLATPVIHKANLMGVIELINKKGGADFNPTDESRIKELADTLAIALFNHYKSGKKIPMRYEELVNREIISPQEMERAMVIATQQEKEVETVLMENYLIPKPDLGDALAFVYKTGFVDLRADRFAADSFVTPATIGVLRRQLIVPLEKRRGELVVAAKNPANQAGLLEVKHLFRVPKISVMLAFGDDIRDLLDAIVPPPVEDIHAGVGAEEQPDEETYIPEIYQKIEDQPADVAVDATPAVQLVNKMIEDAFYAGASDIHIEPYGNRQDAEVRFRIDGSCSNILNIPKANVKSVIARIKVLADLDIAERRKPQDGKMKFTTTRADNVELRVATLPTADGNEDVVLRILADSKPIPLYKLAPERTLNRLIPCITKPYGMFLVVGPTGSGKTTSLHSVLNYINTPEKKIWTAEDPVEITQYRLRQVQVKPHIGYTFAAAMRAFLRADPDIIMIGEMRDQETAKMAIEASLTGHVVFSTLHTNSAAETVIRLIEMGMDPFNFSDSLLGILAQRLVRTLCEDCKEPFNPTQKEYDNLVHHYGVMFFEHLNIPHSKDLTLFRANGCDTCNHSGYKGRQGLYELLVANQKIKSLIIEKAPAEAIKIEAIEDGMTVLLQEGIHLIFAGKTDIKQVMSTCLI from the coding sequence ATGCAGACCGGTACCGAACCCCTGACCTCCCAACGTGTCTACGACGAACGGTTCAAGAAGCTGGTGAACGAGATCCACGCCGCCTCTTCGCCGAACGCCATCATGGTCGGTCTACGCAACAAGATCCTGACCATCTACAACGTGGAGATGGCGACCATCTTCCTCATCGACGCCAAACACAACCGGCTGGTATCCTGGGTATTGCTGCCGGGCGATTCGCTGAGCAAGATCCGCATGGAGATCAACCGCGCCAGCATCACCGGATTCGTGGCCGAGACCCGCAAGATGCTGAACATCAGCAACGTCTATGACAGCAGCGAGCTGCAGAGCATCGATCCATCACTGACCTTCGACTCCTCCTGGGACCAGAAGACCGGGAATAAGACCCGCCAGGTTCTGGCCACGCCGGTCATTCACAAGGCCAACCTGATGGGCGTCATCGAACTGATCAACAAAAAAGGCGGGGCCGACTTCAACCCGACCGACGAGAGCCGGATCAAGGAGTTGGCCGATACCCTGGCCATCGCCCTGTTCAACCATTACAAAAGCGGCAAGAAAATCCCGATGCGCTACGAGGAACTGGTCAATCGGGAAATCATCTCACCGCAGGAAATGGAACGGGCCATGGTGATCGCCACCCAGCAGGAAAAGGAAGTGGAAACGGTGCTGATGGAGAATTACCTGATCCCCAAACCGGACCTGGGTGATGCGCTGGCGTTCGTCTACAAGACCGGTTTTGTCGACCTGAGGGCCGATCGCTTTGCCGCCGATTCCTTCGTCACCCCAGCCACCATCGGAGTGTTACGCCGGCAACTCATTGTGCCGCTGGAAAAGAGGCGCGGCGAGCTGGTCGTGGCCGCCAAGAACCCGGCCAACCAAGCCGGGCTGCTGGAAGTCAAGCACCTCTTCCGGGTCCCCAAGATCAGCGTCATGCTGGCCTTCGGCGACGATATCCGCGATCTTCTCGATGCCATCGTACCGCCGCCTGTGGAAGATATTCATGCCGGTGTCGGGGCCGAAGAGCAGCCCGACGAAGAGACGTATATACCGGAGATCTACCAGAAAATCGAGGACCAACCGGCCGACGTGGCGGTGGACGCCACGCCGGCCGTGCAACTGGTCAACAAGATGATCGAAGATGCGTTTTATGCCGGTGCCTCGGATATTCACATCGAGCCCTACGGCAACCGCCAGGATGCCGAGGTGCGCTTTCGCATCGACGGCAGCTGCTCCAATATCCTCAACATCCCCAAAGCCAACGTTAAATCGGTGATTGCCCGGATCAAGGTATTGGCCGACCTGGACATCGCCGAGCGGCGCAAGCCGCAGGACGGTAAGATGAAGTTCACCACCACCCGGGCCGATAACGTGGAATTGCGCGTCGCCACGCTGCCCACCGCCGACGGCAATGAAGACGTGGTCCTGCGAATCCTCGCCGACAGCAAACCGATACCGCTTTACAAACTGGCCCCGGAGCGCACCCTGAACCGGCTCATCCCCTGCATCACCAAACCGTACGGCATGTTCCTGGTGGTCGGGCCGACCGGCTCCGGTAAGACCACCTCCCTGCATTCGGTACTCAACTACATCAACACCCCGGAAAAGAAGATCTGGACCGCCGAAGACCCGGTGGAGATAACCCAGTACCGACTGCGCCAGGTGCAGGTCAAACCGCACATCGGCTACACCTTCGCCGCCGCCATGCGCGCCTTCCTGCGCGCCGACCCGGACATCATCATGATCGGCGAGATGCGCGACCAGGAAACGGCCAAGATGGCTATCGAAGCCTCGTTGACCGGCCACGTGGTGTTCAGCACCCTGCACACCAACTCGGCGGCGGAGACGGTCATCCGTCTCATCGAGATGGGCATGGACCCGTTCAATTTCTCCGACTCATTGCTCGGCATCCTCGCCCAGCGGCTGGTCCGTACCCTCTGCGAGGACTGCAAGGAGCCCTTCAACCCGACCCAGAAGGAATACGACAATCTCGTGCACCACTACGGCGTGATGTTCTTCGAGCATCTCAATATCCCCCATTCCAAGGATCTTACGCTCTTTCGCGCCAATGGCTGCGACACCTGCAACCACAGCGGCTACAAAGGCCGGCAGGGTTTGTACGAACTGCTGGTGGCCAATCAGAAAATCAAGAGTCTGATCATCGAAAAGGCCCCGGCCGAGGCCATCAAGATCGAGGCCATCGAGGACGGCATGACCGTCCTGCTGCAGGAAGGCATCCATCTGATCTTCGCCGGTAAGACCGACATCAAGCAGGTGATGAGCACCTGCCTCATCTGA